The window TTCAGTTCCTGCAGCTGCTCGACGATGTCGCGGATGCGCGCGCCGATGGTCGCCTGCTGGATGCTGACCACGGCGTTCAGGTCGTCCGAGAGCTGCTTGCGGATGATGTCCTGCTTGGCCGGAATGAGTTCGTTGAACAGGGCCGCTTCGAGCGCGCCCAGGCGGCTTTTCTCGAGCAGCGCCATGTCGCCGTTGATCTTGCCGACCAGCGCCTTTTGCGCCGACACCGGGAACACCTGGCGTGGTTCGAGCGCCAGCATGTGGGCCACGGTGGTTTGCTGGCGTTCGATCTCGGCGTCGTTTTCCGCCTCGGTCTTGAGTTCATCCCACATCGCGTCGATCTTGTTCATGACCACGATGCGCCCGGCGCCGGCGCCGATGTGCGTGCGCCAGACTTCGATGTCGCTCTTGGTCACGCCCGTTTCGGCGGCCAGGATGAACAGCACCGCGTGCGCGTTCGGAATCAGGTTCAGGGTCAGTTCCGGCTCGGTGCCGATCGCGTTCAGGCCAGGCGTGTCGAGAATGACCAGGCCCTGTTTGAGCAGCGGGTGAGGGAAGTTGATGATGGCGTGGCGCCACAGCGAAATTTCGATTTCGCCGTTGTCGTCGAGCGTGGCGGCGACGTCCGGGTCGGTCTCGTCGAACAGGCCGTAGCGCTTCGCTTCCTCGACCTTGACGTGCTTGGTCATGCTGACCTGCTTGAAGGTCTCGTGCATTTCCTCGCCGGCGTCGAGCGCGAGCGGCAGCACGGTCCAGGCGGCGGGGTCGTCGCGGTAATCGCTGGTCGACAGGTTGCTGGCGCGCGTTTCGATCGGCAGCAGGCGGATGCATGGCGGGAAGGCCGGGTCGTACATCAGCTCGGTCGGGCACATGGTGGTGCGTCCGGCCGCCGACGGCAAGATGCGCTGGCCGTAATCGGCAAAGAAAATCGCGTTGATCAGTTCGGATTTGCCGCGCGAAAATTCCGCCACGAACGCCACCGAGAGCCGGTCATCGGCCAGGCGCGCCAGCGCGCGCGCAATGCGCTGCTCCGTTGCCGCGTCGGCCAGTTCGGCCGCGTTGACCCACATCTGATACTTCTCCAGCGCCATGGCCACGTCCTGACGCCATGCGCTGTACTGCTCAAAATCTTGCACCATTATGCTCACGTTGCCCTCGCGTACAGGTTCTTGCGAATCCTGCTCGATTGTCATTTTTGACAATTTACACAATAAAAAGTCGACCGCTGTCCCTGCTTGATCTGACGAATCTCTGCCCCACAGTTGCG of the Massilia violaceinigra genome contains:
- a CDS encoding dynamin family protein gives rise to the protein MVQDFEQYSAWRQDVAMALEKYQMWVNAAELADAATEQRIARALARLADDRLSVAFVAEFSRGKSELINAIFFADYGQRILPSAAGRTTMCPTELMYDPAFPPCIRLLPIETRASNLSTSDYRDDPAAWTVLPLALDAGEEMHETFKQVSMTKHVKVEEAKRYGLFDETDPDVAATLDDNGEIEISLWRHAIINFPHPLLKQGLVILDTPGLNAIGTEPELTLNLIPNAHAVLFILAAETGVTKSDIEVWRTHIGAGAGRIVVMNKIDAMWDELKTEAENDAEIERQQTTVAHMLALEPRQVFPVSAQKALVGKINGDMALLEKSRLGALEAALFNELIPAKQDIIRKQLSDDLNAVVSIQQATIGARIRDIVEQLQELKSLRGKNQGVIAHMMRRVEVEKKEFDGSLFKLQGTRAVFARLSTELYTTLGMDIVHKEIAAVREAMAASRFVTTGIRGPVKHFFDQARANLEVSNGKIAEISEMMEMMYRKFAAEHGLSLAVPMTLSLDKYRKEVDAIEEVYVKQFGTTTLLITSRDAVIERFFDSIASRVRRSYRAANADVEAWLKVIMSPLEAQIRQHKDQLKHRLASIQRIHDATDSLETKIESFEASQFALEKVKGRLNDLAGNVESAMQRTTAAAFEAAA